A stretch of the Vidua chalybeata isolate OUT-0048 chromosome W unlocalized genomic scaffold, bVidCha1 merged haplotype SUPER_W_unloc_5, whole genome shotgun sequence genome encodes the following:
- the LOC128782947 gene encoding olfactory receptor 14I1-like, whose product MPFLTFHDAQSEEMSNSSSISHFLLLALAETRQLQLLHFCLLLGISLAALLGNGLIISAVACGHHLHTPMFFFLLNLALSDLGSICTTVPKAMHNSLWDTSTISYTACAAQLFFFVFFISAEFSLLTTMCYDRYVSICKPLHYGTLLGSRACAHMAAAAWASAFLNALMHTANTFSLPLCHGNALGQFFCEIPQMLKISCSKSYLREFGLLAVSVCLGLGCFVFIVFSYVQIFRAVLRIPSEQGRHKAFSTCLPHLAVVSLFISTGLFAYLKPPSMSSPSLDLAVSVLYSVVSPALNPLIYSLRNQELRAAVWRLMTGCFQKY is encoded by the coding sequence ATGccttttttaacatttcatgaTGCCCAGAGTGAAGaaatgtccaacagcagctccatcagccacttcctcctgctggcactggcagagacgcggcagctgcagctcctgcacttctgcctcttgctgggcatctccctggctgccctcctgggcaacgGCCTCATCATCAGCGCCGTAGCCTGcggccaccacctgcacacacccatgttcttcttcctgctcaacctggccctcagcgacctgggctccatctgcaccactgtccccaaagccatgcacaattccctctgggacaccagcaccatctcctacacagcatgtgctgcacagctctttttttttgtctttttcatctCTGCAGAGTTTTCCCTCCTGACCACCATGTGCTACGACCGCTACGTGTCCAtctgcaaacccctgcactacgggaccctcctgggcagcagagcttgtgcccacatggcagcagctgcctgggccagtgccTTTCTCAATGCTCTCATGCACACAGCCAATACATTTTCCTtgcccctgtgccatggcaatgccctgggccagttcttctgtgaaatcccCCAGATGCTCAAGAtctcctgctccaaatcctATCTCAGGGAATTTGGGCTTCTTGCTGTAAGTGTCTGTTTAGGATTGGGATGTTTtgtgttcattgttttctcctatgtgcagatcttcagggccgtgctgaggatcccctctgagcagggacggcacaaagccttttccacctgcctccctcacctggctgtGGTCTCCCTGTTTATCAGCACTGGTTTATTTGCCTACCTGAAGCCCCCCTCCatgtcctccccatccctggattTGGCAGTGTCAGTTCTGTACTCGGTGGTGTctccagccctgaaccccctcatctacagcctgaggaaccaggagctcagggctgcagtGTGGAGACTGATGACTGGAtgctttcagaaatattaa